Proteins encoded within one genomic window of Vanrija pseudolonga chromosome 3, complete sequence:
- the YOL114C gene encoding uncharacterized protein, with translation MERPVLQRMLRHGPCAQRLLSTSSVVAGRAPARLLALSQLAQQADHNLTRDWIDGFTLDDLPKDGYAVTYARSSGPGGQHVNKTNSKAVVRCDVNAASGVWLPPFVAAALRKTPHYHPPSLLISSQNSRKAPDNLARALEILHASIVDTTRGMIVGETSEEQKERVQGHVEADQRRRRMAKEKMKNKKANRKADW, from the exons ATGGAGCGCCCGGTACTGCAGCGCATGCTGCGACATGGCCCCTGCGCGCAGCGGCtcttgtcgacctcgtcggtcgtagccggccgcgcgcccgcccgacTCCTCGCCCTGTCCCAGCTGGCCCAGCAGGCAGACCACAACCTCACGCGCGACTGGATCGACGGCttcacgctcgacgacctcccgAAGGACGGGTACGCCGTGACGTATGCGCGCTCGAgcggccccggcggccaGCACGTCAACAAGACCAACTCCAAAGCCGTGGTCCGGTGCGACGTGAACGCGGCTAGCGGCGTGTGGCTGCCGCCgtttgtcgccgccgcgctgaggaagact CCCCACTACCACCCTCCGAGCCTCCTCATCTCGTCGCAAAACTCGCGCAAGGCGCCCGACAACCTCGCCAGGGCGCTCGAGATCCTGCACGCGTCCATTGTCGACACGACCCGCGGCATGATTGTcggcgagacgagcgagGAGCAGAAGGAGCGCGTCCAGGGGCACGTTGAGGCCGAccagcggcgtcggaggATGGCCAAGGAGAAGATGAAGAACAAGAAGGCGAATCGCAAGGCGGATTGGTag
- the atf1 gene encoding Transcription factor atf1: MTAVAPPPSVLPSTGPTSTAPSSSSVKAEKTEEKSKPPVTVKEPKEDRDGNKDEADAKSPGAANDSSNRSMFDLEPNPFEQSFSRGSASTERTTPPRGGDATSVKHNALPPLSSLTSPAAADPSQFPWLAGHSLRAGPLSPAMLAGPAQGSQAAAAAGENNSNTFESGTFRTGLTPGTGSGFTPGYNALLNSNFGALPMPSPNTAAFLNSITNVDTTDGAAPANNGTQAGQFSERQPPSAIPPHLQSQQGGPHGLSHLNPAHNGQETIPPNALNALTTAASELNRPAGGIAPPFYQPVHPGAVAPGMSHPDFAQQNANAASQAANGLFLLSQAHQELSKREEEAKSSTPKRGAEPKAAAGQKRKESGAGKGGAAKKGKKAKDEPSESSEDEGLDDKKGNRNETEEDKRRNFLERNRQAALKCRQRKKAWLGELQNKVETLSMENERLQQTVHTLDEEIARLSSILMQHRDCGLGIPMQQQPAYGRPLR, translated from the exons ATGACAGCAGTAGCACCTCCACCTTCCGTATTGCCTTCAACAGGGCCCACGTCTACTG CCccctcatcgtcatcggtcaaggccgagaagacTGAGGAAAAATCTAAACCTCCTGTCACTGTCAAGGAGCCCAAGGAAGACCGCGACGGCAACAAGGACGAGGCTGACG CCAAGTCTCCGGGAGCCGCCAACGACTCCTCCAATCGGTCAATGTTTGACCTTGAGCCGAACCCATTCGAACAATCTTTCTCCCGTGGTTCAGCTTCCACCGAACGTACTACCCCTCCACGTGGTGGCGACGCCACTAGTGTCAAGCACAACGCTCTCCCTCCTCTCTCGTCTTTAACGagccccgccgcggccgacccCAGTCAGTTCCCTTGGCTCGCCGGCCATTCTCTTCGTGCAGGACCTTTGAGTCCTGCTATGCTTGCTGGCCCCGCTCAAGGAAGTCAagcagctgccgccgcgggcgagaaCAACAGCAACACATTCGAGTCGGGCACTTTCCGTACCGGTCTTACTCCTGGCACTGGATCTGGCTTCACTCCGGGATACAACGCACTCCTCAACTCAAACTTTGGTGCCCTGCCTATGCCCAGTCCCAACACTGCGGCCTTCTTGAACAGCATCACCAACGTCGACACCACCGACGGAGCTGCCCCTGCCAACAACGGTACCCAAGCCGGCCAGTTTAGCGAGCGTCAGCCCCCATCTGCCATCCCCCCTCACCTGCAGAGCCAGCAAGGCGGTCCCCACGGCCTGTCCCATCTGAACCCTGCCCACAACGGCCAGGAGACTATCCCTCCCAACGCGCTCAACGCCTTGACCACTGCCGCCAGCGAACTCAACCGCCCAGCCGGTGGCATTGCTCCCCCATTCTACCAGCCCGTGCACCCCGGCGCCGTTGCCCCAGGCATGTCTCATCCCGACTTTGCTCAGCAGAACGCCAATGCGGCCAGCCAGGCTGCCAATGGCTTGTTCCTCCTCTCCCAGGCTCACCAAGAGTTGTCAAAGCGGGAAGAGGAGGCCAAGTCGAGCACTCccaagcgcggcgcggaacCGAAAGCGGCTGCTGGccagaagcgcaaggagtCTGGTGCCGGCAAGGGAGGTgcggccaagaagggcaagaaggccaaggacgagccTAGCGAGTCGTCTGAAGACGAGGGTCTGGACGACAAGAAGGGCAACCGCAACGAGACCGAGGAAGACAAGCGCCGCAATTTCCTCGAGCGCAACCGCCAGGCTGCTCTCAAGTGTCGCCAGCGCAAAAAGGcctggctcggcgagctgcagaACAAGGTCGAGACGTTGTCAATGGAGAACGAGCGTCTCCAGCAGACTGTCCAcaccctcgacgaggagattgcgCGACTGTCGTCGATCCTCATGCAGCACCGCGACTGTGGCCTCGGTATCcccatgcagcagcagcctgcgTACGGCCGTCCCCTCCGTTAG
- the UMAG_12046 gene encoding putative protein: protein MSLFSAFKNKPNQQQDAPQQGGEYYAKTLRSNVDAFTSPPSPMSVRGSAALSPPLRSATASPRPKFPADQLRPFIRTLLSKTLVKVSWDSQDRSRMAFYSKELCERIKQRMIEIEPKGYKFIVTSTFSENLGQAGRADLSCHWEDADCAIQEMYSNDTLMVVIIAYAIRV, encoded by the exons ATGTCCCTCTTCAGCGCGTTCAAGAACAAGCCAAATCAACAGCAAGACGCACCCCAACAAGGCGGAGAGTACTACGCCAAAACGCTCCGCTCAAACGTCGACGCCTTCACCTCGCCCCCGTCCCCCATGTCCGTGCGCGGCAGCGCCGctctctcgccgccgctgcgctcggcgacggcgtcccCAAGGCCAAA GTTCCCAGCCGACCAGCTCCGCCCCTTCATCCGCACT CTCCTCTCCAAGACGCTCGTCAAGGTCTCGTGGGATAGCCAGGACAGAAGCCGCATGGCCTTCTACAGCAAGGAGCTGTGCGAG CGCATCAAGCAGCGCATGATCGAGATCGAGCCAAAGGGGTACAAGTTCATC GTCACGTCCACCTTCTCTGAAAACCTCGGACAGGCGGGTCGCGCAGACCTGTCGTGTCACTGGGAAGACGCGGATTGTGCCATCCAGGAAATGTACTCGAAC GACACCCTCATGGTCGTCATCATCGCCTATGCGATCCGCGTCTAA
- the gel4 gene encoding 1,3-beta-glucanosyltransferase gel4: MRFSLGALAAIFPLAVALPQITRSGKYLYDPSGARFYIKGVAYQPQGNLAVSTTANEVNGGFPEPSDFVDPLSSATNCTRDIPYLKQLGVNAVRVYSVNASLNHDSCMSALDAAGIYVLLDVSLPLNGSIDRASPSWTTSLLNEYTRTVNAFNKYPNILAYNIGNEVINTVNNSNAAPFVKAAARDTKAYLRSIGSKALVGYAAVDTDLDFRNALADYLTCGNDSVSVDLYGLNNYEWCGQATYSTSGWNTITQGFSNLTVAAYMSEFGCITAGPRLWTEIPALLSSPVSDVFSGGIAFSYFPTSDDYGMVTFSADGSTVTVNSDFTALGRQYLNATGPNSPAQSSQSNAALACPASSPILAAGTNLPPTPNQEVCDCINKNALPCTAIPATANNPIKVGALINEACGLLANSNSTITCTAIAGDGLTGVYGPLAMCAPDIKLNYVMSAYYDANPVATSCDFGGNATLSTSPLGAEAAQSAAASCLAGKPPTFTPTASEPPTTPSGSSSSPATTSSHKPSSGRLGSLLPTSSVATLLLGAVGFFAGAAVAIA; encoded by the exons atgcGCTTCTCGCTCGGTGCCCTCGCAGCGATCTTCCCGCTGGCAGTCGCCCTGCCTCAGATTACCCGCTCTGGCAAGTACCTCTACGACCCGAGCGGCGCACGCTTCTATATCAAG GGTGTGGCATACCAGCCGCAAGGTAACCTCGCCGTGTCGACTACGGCCAACGAAGTCAA TGGCGGATTCCCCGAGCC ATCCGACTTTGTTGACCCtctgtcgtcggcgaccaaCTGCACCCGTGACATTCCGTACCTCAAGCAGCTTGGTGTCAATGCCGTCCGTGTCTACAGCGTCAATGCGTCGCTCAACCACGACTCGTGCATGAGTGCTCTCGACGCTGCGGGCATCTACGTTCTCCTCGATGTTTCGCTCCCCCTCAACGGCAGTATCGACCGTGCCTCGCCTTCCTGGACCACCAGCCTCCTCAACGAGTACACGAGAACTGTCAATGCCTTCAACAAGTACCCCAACATTCTTGCGTACAACATTGGCAACGAGGTCATCAACACGGTCAACAACAGCAATGCTGCTC CTTTCGTCAAGGCTGCCGCTCGCGACACCAAGGCGTACCTCCGCTCCATCGGCTCCAAGGCTCTCGTCGGTTATGCTGCCGTCGACACCGACCTCGACTTCCGCAACGCCCTCGCTGACTACCTGACCTGCGGCAACGACAGCGTCTCGGTTGACCTTTATG GCCTGAACAACTACGAATGGTGTGGTCAAGCGACTTACAGCACCTCGGGATGGAACACCATCACTCAAGGCTTCTCCAACCTCACTGTCGCCGCTTACATGTCCGAGTTTGGCTGCATCACCGCCGGCCCTCGTCTGTGGACTGAGATCCCTGCCTTGCTCTCCTCCCCCGTTTCCGACGTCTTCTCTGGAGGAATCGCCTTCAGCTACTTCCCCACCAGCGACGACTATGGAATGGTTACGTTCTCGGCTGACGGCTCGAC GGTCACGGTCAACAGCGACTTTACTGCGCTTGGACGCCAGTACTTGAACGCGACCGGCCCCAACAGCCCTGCTCAGAGCTCGCAGAGCAACGCGGCTCTGGCGTGCCCTGCGTCTAGccccatcctcgccgccggcacgaACCTCCCACCCACGCCCAACCAGGAGGTCTGCGACTGCATCAACAAGAACGCCCTTCCATGCACGGCCATCCCCGCTACGGCGAACAACCCTATCAAGGTTGGCGCGCTTATCAACGAGGCTTGTGGCCTTCTCGCGAACAGCAACTCGACCATTACGTGCACCGCCATTGCTGGTGATGGCCTGACTGGTGTTTACGGTCCCCTTGCCATGTGCGCTCCCGACATCAAGCTCAACTATGTCATGTCGGCCTACTACGACGCCAACCCCGTTGCCACGTCTTGCGACTTTGGCGGCAACGCCACGCTGTCGACGTCGC CCCTTGGTGCCGAGGCTGCTCAGAGCGCCGCTGCGTCGTGCCTCGCTGGCAAGCCCCCTACCTTCACCCCCACTGCGTCGGAGCCCCCTACGACGCCGAGTGGATCTTCGAGCAGCCCCGCCACTACGTCGTCGCACAAGCCCAGCTCTGGCCGTCTTGGCTCTCTTCTcccgacctcgtcggtggcTACGCTTCTTCTCGGTGCCGTTGGCTTCTttgctggcgccgcggtTGCCATTGCCTAA
- the NAS6 gene encoding putative 26S proteasome regulatory subunit p28 → MSSLSIHRAAQEGQPGLIRSLLSETPAAINSKDDDGRTPLHWAASANNLGVTQLLLSHSPDLEARDALGWTPLTVAAASGQLENATALLDAGAKVDAANDKGQTGLHYAASKGNVSINARDRANQHPLHRAATTGNAGFLGILLNPPPGRPKTRLNTQDRAGNTPLHLAFESGHGDAAVTLIEAGADRERTNVDGEVPEEIDGVGGQEQKNVRAYVVSKVGVRDSLD, encoded by the exons ATGTCAAGCCTGAGCATTCACCGTGCAGCACAGGAAG GCCAGCCAGGTCTCATCCGCTCGCTCCTGTCCGagacccccgccgccatcaacTCTAAAGACGAC GACGGCCGCACACCACTCCACTGGGCCGCGTCAGCCAACAACCTCGGCGTGACGCAGCTGCTCCTCTCGCACTCGCCAGACCTCGAAGCCCGCGACGCACTCGGATGGACACCGCtcactgtcgccgccgcgtcgggccaGCTCGAGAACGCcacggcgctgctcgacgccggcgccaaggttGACGCGGCCAACGACAAGGGTCAGACGGGGCTGCACTACGCGGCCTCCAAGGGCAACGTGTCG ATCAACGCACGCGACCGCGCAAACCAGCACCCGCTtcaccgcgccgcgacgacaggcaacgccggcttcctcggcaTCCTGCTCAACCCCCCGCCAGGCCGCCCCAAGACGCGTCTTAACACGCAGGACCGAGCTGGCAACACGCCCCTCCACCTGGCATTTGAGAGCGgtcacggcgacgcggcaGTGACGCTTATCGAGGCTGGTGCGGACCGCGAGAGG ACTaatgtcgacggcgaggtccCCGAGGAGATTGACGGCGTGGGAGGACAGGAGCAGAAGAATGTCCGTGCGTACGTCGTTTCCAAGGTCGGTGTCCGCGACTCGTTGGACTAG